The segment gcagcatagtgagactccgtccctactaaagaaaaaattagccgggcatggtggcacacacctgtggttccagctacttgggaggctgaggcaggaggatcgcttgagcccaggagttcaaggctgcattgagccatgattgtaccactgtactctggcctgcgtgacacagcaagaccttgtctgaaaaaaataaaagagaaaaaagtttgctAGTGTATGTTCTTTGTATGTATAGACATGTAAGCATACTAGACATGCTTctgcattttgcttatttttatttcacagtaTATCTTAGAGATTGTTCCCCATTGGCATGTACATGCAGATTGGTCTCAGGCCTTTTCACATATTATAGCATGGATGTAATTTAATCAATGCACTGTTCAAGGATGTTTGAGAGATTTTCTGTCTTGCCTGAATACAAAACACTGTAGGGAACCTCCTTATGCTTGACTTTGCACACACAGGGGATCTTCAGGGTGGGTACATTTAAAACTGACAGGTATTGCCAAATTGCCCCCACCAAGGTAGTTTTTATACCCCACCTACTACTCTCAGTGAAAAATCAGGCCCTTTTTATTTTAAGGGCTAAATTGCTAATCCCTGTGTGGAAATGGgtgttaacaaaataaaaaataaggaaaatatgcaGGTTTACCCAATTTTGTTATCTATACATTTTACAGTCTCTAGTACTTAGTATAGCTCCTTTAGGTGTCTGCCCACCACCCTTCTCTCTGAACGTGGGGTTCCCTGCGCTTTCCTTGTTTAACTTCAGACCTGGATCTAATCGGGATCTGGAGGTAGAATCAAGACGAATGTTCCTTTTGGCCTTAGGTGAGTCCTTTGCACCTCTGATGCCCTCTTGATGACATCCAGTTCTCTAGACCTCTGCCCAAACCAGAGCAGTCCCTCCTCAAATATGCTAAGCAGAAATGCAGACAATATAAGACacactatatttatattttaggagTTTACCTTTGCTTCTATTTGGAAACCAGCATCTGTCAAAATTAGGTATAGTTAACACAGAATACCCCAAAATACCACCATTCTTCATAATTCCATTTccttatttctggattctttcAAGGGTAAAAACGTTGTTTCATTCATCTTTGTGGCCAGCATTCTGCCTAGTATGTGGTAGGCGCCCAGTAGATTTTGGATAAACTGACCtgattttctcttaatattcCAACTGgattatttctttctcctcttacAGAATGAAGATATTCAAATGTTACTGTAAACATACCCTGCAGCAGAAAGTTTTCATCCTGTTTTTAACCCTATGGCTGCTCTCCTTATTAAAGCTTCTAAATGTGAGACGACTCTTTCCGCAAAAAGACATTTACTTGGTTGAGTACTCCCTAAGTACCTCGCCTTTTGTAAGAAACAGATACACTCACGTTAAGGATGAAGTCAGGTATGAAGTTAACTGTTCGGGTATCTATGAACAGGAGCCTTTGGAAATTGGCAAGAGTCTGGAAATAAGAAGAAGGGACATCATTGACTTGGAGGATGATGACGTTGTGGCAATGACCAGTGATTGTGACATTTATCAGACTCTAAGAGGTTATGCTCAAAAGCTTGTCTCAAAGGAGGAGAAAAGCTTCCCAATAGCCTATTCTTTGGTTGTCCACAAAGATGCAATTATGGTTGAAAGGCTTATCCATGCTATATACAACCAGCACAACATTTACTGCATCCATTATGATCGTAAGGCACCTGATACTTTCAAAGTTGCCATGAACAATTTAGCTAAGTGCTTCTCCAATATTTTCATTGCTTCCAAACTAGAGGCTGTGGAATATGCCCACATTTCCAGACTCCAAGCTGATTTAAATTGCTTGTCGGACCTTCTAAAGTCTTCAGTCCAGTGGAAATATGTTATCAACTTGTGTGGGCAAGATTTTCCCCTGAAGTCAAATTTTGAATTAGTGTCAGAGTTGAAAAAACTCAATGGAGCAAATATGTTGGAGACGGTGAAGCCCCCAAACAGTAAATTGGAAAGATTCACTTACCATCATGAACTTAGACGGGTGCCTTATGAATATGTGAAACTACCAATAAGGACAAACATCTCCAAGGAAGCACCCCCCCATAACATTCAGATATTTGTTGGCAgtgcttattttgttttaagtCAAGCATtcgttaaatatattttcaacaaCTCCGTCATTCAAGACTTTTTTGCCTGGTCTAAAGACACATACTCTCCTGATGAGCACTTTTGGGCTACCTTGATTCGGGTTCCAGGAATACCTGGGGAGATTTCCAGATCAGCCCAGGATGTGTCTGATCTGCAGAGTAAGACCCGCCTTGTCAAGTGGAATTACTATGAAGGCTTTTTCTATCCCGGTTGTACTGGATCTCACCTTCGAAGTGTGTGTATTTATGGAGCTGCAGAATTAAGGTGGCTTATCAAAGATGGACACTGGTTTGCTAATAAATTTGATTCTAAGGTGGACCCTATCTTGATTAAATGCTTGGCAGAAAAGCTTGAAGAACAacagagaaactggatcactttGTCCTCAGAAAAGTTGTTTATGGATAGAAATCTCACAACCACATCATGATAGTAAAATCAGGATGGAAATAAGAGGGTGCCTGATAAATGGAGTCAGTATGGAATTGAATACTATACTATGCCCAATACTGTTTAAACTCAGTCCTCCCATATTTTAAAAGGTGTCCAAAATTCCATACACAAGGGAAAGTGATCTAGCCTTTGATGTTATTAGCCTGCAGTTGGCTaggtttttttaatgtttgtttttgcttgtaaTCTCACTGAGCTAAATCAGAGATCTTAAACATTCAGTCAGTCATCAAACATTATTGAGCACCTAACTGTATGACAGGCACTTTTTTAGAGACTGCAGCTTATCCTCATCATAGCAACCTCGGTATCTTTAAGTTCTCCATGTAATAGTCAGGATTCTACTGAAGAAGCTTTTGAAGTTTGTGGTAATCATCCGATCATATGAACCACCCATTTCAGAGTAGTGCTTAAGTACTGTGACCAACACTCCACTTGTCTCTTAGCTCAGCTTCCAAGACATTTCTTAACCATTAGAGCAGAGGAGGAAAGACTCACTACCTcagaaaaatctcaaagaatAGTCCAATTTCCTGCTTGCCAAAGCATAATCTGCCTTTTGGTGCATTACTTGGTAAATTCAGGGTTGAGAAGACTGTTGCGGGCATTTATAGTATATGAAAGTTAAGGAAGGGGGTGAGGATATGGGTTGGGACAGGTAGTACCTAAAGAGGAGTGAAGGGATTTATACAACATTTTTATCATGTTACAAAACAGTATCATGAATGGCCTCCTTTTTAGTTCAActgtttctttaaaatgcatttactGATTAAAAATAAGAACTGACCAATAGCTCCGAGTGTCACACACCAGAACATTAGGCCTAAGTCCTCAATTTATAAGTTATCATTCTAGATAAGTTTCTTTACAATGGAATACTTTCCATGGAATCATTATAACTCTGTTGTATGGAACTATCAAGCTAAGAGTCACTAAACTTTCTTGAAAAGCTTGTGTGAAATATGACagctttctaaattaatttttatagtcatttaaaatattttcttctctggcAACTGTTCAACTGGAATCCAGATTTAAAGTGATAAAAGCTCTAAGTTTCTTGAAGTCTTTTTCTCAGCTTAGTTCCAGAGAAAAAAGCTAATTTTcctaaggacacagcaagaataTTCATTAAGGATATTTTCTAAAACCCACACTTGAGAAAACCACCAAatgagtaaaaaatatatatatatatagaaaaattccattacatatatattatatataatatatacttatacattgttatataatatatacatatatacatatataatatatataatggaattgTTCTAGAAGTAAAATGGGGTAAGAATGTGGTTCTGAGAATAGGCAATAACATTTTCACCAGTCTCTTGGGAAATTGTAGAACTCATGTAAAAATTTCTTGGTCATCATATGTCTCAATGGCAGCCTCATTAAGTAAAGATGTAGCCTCAGATATTATATTTAAAGATGTAGTAAATCAAGCCCAAAATAGGACAATTTGGAAGATTTaagtattacatattttttaaatgtctatgtTCTAAATGTGAAATgcactttgcccattttaaagttCATAATACTAACTGCCAACTGACACCACTTCTCACTCCCTTCTCTTGAactcatttttctccctttttatttgCCCCTTCAAATTACTTCATTCTTCAGAAATAACTATTACCAAGCCCCATTCTTCAAAATAAGTAAACACTGTATACAGCTAAGTTCTGCAAAAGATCCATACCCGCTCACTCGTGTGTGACCATGGACAGGTAAGTCACTTTGGTCTCTATGAACCTCAGTTTTCCAGATCTTTGAAATGAGCACTTGTATGCCTATCCTTGCTTCCACacaagttttttttgtgtgtgagaatCGATTGAAATAGTATATgaagtggtttaaaaataggtACAAACTATTGACATTTCAATGTCAGAGAGTGATACCTGTAGTAGTATAAGGCAAACAAAGGTCCAACCTCATTGAAAGACTTAAACATTTACCTTTTCTGAAAAACTACTGAAATATAAAAAGAGGTCCCAGTCACAGGGGCAACTTCTGTAACCAAATCCAGATCTGAGGAAACTCCTGTAACCCCATTTGGGGTTTCTTTCTAAGCCAATAGGGTTACAGGTTGGTACAGTGACTTACATTGAGAATGGGACTACAAATACTTTTCCCACCATCTAGGATGAAATACACAAAATCCTGTTGAAATCTTGGTTTTTATGCCTTTGGTCATCAGAATAAACGTAAATgctgaaaaacaaataatctccTGATCCAGTGTCTTGCCTCCTGGTGAGAAATGATTCTATCCCCTGTTTATTGGGAAATTTCCAAAGTTGTTCATCACTTAAATGCCGTATTCAAAGGGAACATGGAAGGATGAAGCGGAGAAAGTGCCTTCGAGACATACACACATTTCTCTGGACTCAGTCTGTTAACATTTCAGGGAGCTTGTCAGATCACACCTTTTTGCCTTGGAAATCCTACAGATTTCCTTACGCCTTCATATCTGATTCTTCCCTAAAACCTTTGGGTATGATTTCCTCCCTGGTCTTGAGAATGTCCTGCAGTCTgtgttttataattattctttgtatttattgAATCTAGACTTTAAGTTATTCAGAGATCAGACCAGAACCTTAGAGTTTCTAAACTGTATGTGGATattaaacaatattaataatgaaaGAGCTACCAAAATAGTCTATATTGTGTGAACAATCTCTTGTGATATTAGACGTATTTAAAGACCAGTGTTGctgctatttttaatattttggttaatttaagtgaaatgtacatatttaaatttgaagatttatCTTGCCCTTCAGAATGTGAAGATATACTTGCatatattttgacatatttcatggaaaataaaaatgataatccaCTTTGTGAATGTGAGTGTAGTGTTATGTATGTTATTATAAATGATTTTTGTTTGCATTGATGATGAAATGAGAGTTTTGGGggctttttatacatttatatcgACTGGTCTCTaaatctcctgttttgttttcttatcatttttgaAATACAGTTCCCATTACATGAGTTTTAAATAGATTGGTGTTTCATTTTGTATTATGCTACTACTAGATGTTGATTCTCtggtaatgtaaaataaaatgtgctcCAAAAACCCAAACCCTTGGACTTTATGAGCTTTCCTTTCTCTGGTTTTGCTGATGCCCCACAAAGATTCTTTCAGTTTATGGCACTTGCCCCTTATTTAAAGAGCAGAGTTAATTTCACTTCAGTGTAAAAGAAATTCAGCATGTGTATTATACACAATATAGGCACATGAACTTAAGCCATTTAATTTGGTAAAGTCTCAAAGAATCTTCCAGGATTTCCCTGTCTTAGTCCTACTTCAGGTTGGTTTCTTCTCTAAGATTAATAAGATAAATACTCTTGTTTCCTTGATTACTTTATGGAAATAGTTTTCAATAGGGTAGGTTGAGCTTTTTATCTCGGATCCCTCGCTTCCTGGAAAATCAATATTCTTCCCtttctacttgttttttttttttttttgagatggagtcttgcactgtcgcccaggctggagtgcagtggtgccatcttggctcactgcaacctctgcctcccgggttcaagtgattctcctgcctcagcctcccaagtaactgggattacaggtgcccgccaccacgcccaacttttttgtatttttagtagagatggggtttcactgtgttgcccagcctggtctcaaactcctgacctcatgatcctcccaaagtgctgggattacaggcataagccaaggCGCCCAGCCAAGATTCTTCCCTTTTTTTGAAGGACTCCTGCCTTGGTTGTGAGCACACAGACATCCTCAGTGTCCCCAGGCCTTGCTGGTGGAGGATTCCTGATGAGCTTCTGCTCTGTTCTCCCAGCTCTACTGAGCTGAGTATTTGTTATCATCAACCCCCACCCACTGAGAGGCTCCCTGGCCATTTTTCTTTCACCATTTCTAAATCTGTAACAGTCACCAGCCTACCTAGTATGCAGATATGCCAGGGGTTTGCATATTTCACTCACAAATCTCAATCCATCTCAAGGAATAAGAGCATTTGAGGAATCTTCAacctaaaaaaataaacactgtaCTCAACCTAAGGTTAATTCTAGCTCTTACCAAGCTGGACAACTGTGCAAATCCACAGTAATTTCAGGAACAGGGGACTCTTTTTTGGTGCCAGTGGTGGTGAGGCAGGTCTATACACAGCATCATATTAAGGACTGATTTAATTCCTACAtaagtttcatatttttgtgtTCCTGTTGGCACCTACAAATCTACATCTAAATTGGGACAATTGGCTTCTAGTTTCATGAAACTGATTATGAGGAAACtgtggcaagagagaatgaatAGATGATTGCAAATTTGTTGTCagtactggaaaaaaaatctgatgatGCAAAACAAATGGCTTCAGAGACAGATGATCAGGGTGTCAACCCACGTGGACACACCAAAGCTACAGGAAGACTCTTCTTCGGGCCTTACATACAGCCTTCCCACAGAGCAGCAAAGCACGCCCTCCTGGAGCACCCTCGGTTGAATCATGCATAAGACAAACAGCCAGAAAAGAATCTCAGGGAAAATCATGGCCAGGAACCtgggtaaatttatttttttgttcttgttgtttcttgttttgttctttgttgtttCTCATAGAACAATAAAGGAAATTAAACAGAAACCACGTATATTCGTAATTCTAACATCCTGACAAAAAGCATTATAGTTCTCTGAATGCTCTTATCTACATACACGTGTTTTGACTTTTCCCCCACTGCCAATATTTTTACAATCACTCTGCCATCTTGCTACATGGTCTTTATGGCTATGTAATGGTCATACCACAATTCACTCAGCCTCTACTTTATTGTAGGACATTTGAATtgtaaactacttttttttttttgctgtcataAATAACAGTGCTATGAACAGTTTTGTTCATACAGCTTCTCCTTTCCTTGAATTACTTCCTTATGATGCATTTCCATGAGAGAAATTATAATCCTGAAGAGAACGGATTTTTTAATTGATTGTTTTTCATGTATGTTTGTTATAAATCAACTTCTCAGAAACCGTGCAGGATGCTTGGTTGATGTATATAACTACAGCCTCTACTTATGTgaaattgtattcatttattctgatAAATGGCTATTCGCATTCTCGAAGTAAGCAAAGACTTTTGCTTAAAACAAGGATGTAGTTTTTCCTCTAGCAGATAAAAGATGGTGTTTTAATGCATGGGTAGTAAAGAGCTATTTCAGAATAATGTTCTTAAAGGCTTAACTTTGATGACTGACTCCATTCCAGGAAGGATGTAGAAGTTGCTAGTTCCTTCTATTATCCATTCTTTCTGGCATCCCTGGTTTTATTCTGAGCAACAATATGACCAGCCGTTAATTTCCAGCTTCCCTTTCAGCTATGGGGTGGTGGGCAAATGAGTTTTAAGCCTAAGTCACTGGGTGGGACATCTGAGAGTGTACTTGGAAGGTAATTTACCTAGCTTGCCTTCTCCTCACCTCTCTTGCTTTTTCCTGTGCCTAGAATGTTTGTTATAGCTGAAATTTCAGCAACCATTTTAAAACCATGAGGATGGAAGTTATATGGCAGCGACAGACTGAAAATATGACATCTGAATCATCCAAGACTACCTACCTGCAGTCTTCTTTTATGGAAGAAAAAACTTGGTATGTGCTTCAAGCCACTGTCATCTCAAGTCTCTATTACTAACAGCTGGACATGATCCCTAACTTGTACAGTTTGTCTAGGAcactggttttcaaactccaaTCTGCATCAAAATCAGCTGGAGGCCttctaaaacacagattgctccctgcctttccctctttctcattAAAGGGGAAGGAGATTTGCATCTCTAACAAGTTCGTGAGAGTGATGCTGTTCTAACTatgctttgagaaccactgttaggATATCCTTCCTGAACATTATTTCAACACTGCAAGCATTAGGCTGATTTAGTATTTAGAAAGCACCAAATTTTGCAATAAGCATACATACCTCTTGATCCTAAGACACTATAGTTAGaagttcagaaatattttatatgctgTTTTATATGCTTTCTCTACATTGTTGAAGAGGTAgctatctatattttttaaataatgaccgAAGTTGATGCATTTCTATAACTAGGTCCTCCTAAAATTGTTTTCAATCACATTGCTGCCATACTTGgaactattttataaaatacaacgaaaaacaaatgaattttggaGGGTGTGAGTAACCTGAAATGGTGGGGGTGAAATCTCGAGTTCAGACCTATGTGTAATTCTATAAAACAAAGATGTATGCTAGTGAGACGGCCTCTACCCAGCTAAGAAAAAATTTCCgtgggaaaaaaattatcaacTCTAAGGAGAATACAAAGTGGTGCAGGTGTAGCTCAGTTAGAGATACAGTTTACATAGTCAGGATCGTGTAAGTGTTAAATACTGACCCAAACAATGCTACTGATATAATTTACAGGCAACATGAGGGGATAGAAAGGATGAGTATGTTGGGTAGGGAGCGTGGATGGGTATGAAAGACATCAAAACCATCTCAGTGATGGGACTAGGTAGACAATGCCTGTAACTGAAAAACCAAATAGAGGAATAGAAAGATGTCACTCCAGTTTGTGGAAGCAAAACCAAAAGAACCACTTCAGAGAGTTTCAACTAGTCACctccaaggaaaagaaagggggaaTGCTGATTCTGTTTTGCAACAAGCCTTGCAACCAAGTCtttaaactttgaaataaaaacagGGGAAACAAATAATTAACTGGTAAGGAAAAAGACATGATCTGTGATCAGACTGCTTGTAATCTAATAGCTAGTGCAAAGAACCAGAAACCTTATAAGGGTGGCTAATGTGTCTGTCTGCTCAGCCCTTCTTCCATCCCAGAATCTTCAGAGCACAAAGAGCCCTCCTGGCTACTGAGGTGGTCAGGTGACCCAAGCTGGGCCAATTACAGCCTCTCACAGCCAAGGCCACACTAATCGGTCTAAGGAGTGGGCGCCTGATCTAAACGGGGCTAATCAGGGCTGTTGGGACTTTTTAAATTCCTGCCAGAGAATAAGAACctcttgttcctttttctttttaatcacaaaacataaGGATGTGGGCTTGCTAGTCCAGCACAGCTCTCTCTGTGTCCACACCCCACCACTTGGACAAGTTTGTATCAGCGAATTAATGTTCCAAAAGGAACAGGGAAGAGATAGAGGGGGTCCTCGAGATGTTCAAGGCAGTCAATCAATCACTGCTGACACCAGCTCCACCTGCCCTTAGGTTCATTTACACAGCCCAATTCAATCTCTCCTTTTTGTGTGTTTACACAAGATTAAATTAAAGTTCACTTGTGGTCATAAAAACTACCTCGTAGTCATAATACACAGTTGAATACCAAAAAAAACTTATGGAAAGTTTCAAGCAAACACAAACATAGAGAGAGAAGAGCATGATGAATCCCAACATCCTCATCACTCAGACCCACTATTGTCAATATTTTGACAATCCTATTTCATCTATCCATCCCTCCACCCCATTTTCccccagaaatatttttaaataattctagaTATCAAATTATTTCACTTGTTAATAATAGATTGAACCATATGAAACTGCTGTTT is part of the Symphalangus syndactylus isolate Jambi chromosome 18, NHGRI_mSymSyn1-v2.1_pri, whole genome shotgun sequence genome and harbors:
- the GCNT4 gene encoding beta-1,3-galactosyl-O-glycosyl-glycoprotein beta-1,6-N-acetylglucosaminyltransferase 4, which produces MKIFKCYCKHTLQQKVFILFLTLWLLSLLKLLNVRRLFPQKDIYLVEYSLSTSPFVRNRYTHVKDEVRYEVNCSGIYEQEPLEIGKSLEIRRRDIIDLEDDDVVAMTSDCDIYQTLRGYAQKLVSKEEKSFPIAYSLVVHKDAIMVERLIHAIYNQHNIYCIHYDRKAPDTFKVAMNNLAKCFSNIFIASKLEAVEYAHISRLQADLNCLSDLLKSSVQWKYVINLCGQDFPLKSNFELVSELKKLNGANMLETVKPPNSKLERFTYHHELRRVPYEYVKLPIRTNISKEAPPHNIQIFVGSAYFVLSQAFVKYIFNNSVIQDFFAWSKDTYSPDEHFWATLIRVPGIPGEISRSAQDVSDLQSKTRLVKWNYYEGFFYPGCTGSHLRSVCIYGAAELRWLIKDGHWFANKFDSKVDPILIKCLAEKLEEQQRNWITLSSEKLFMDRNLTTTS